The Acetomicrobium flavidum genome window below encodes:
- a CDS encoding AzlC family ABC transporter permease has protein sequence MRLRTFLRGARDELPLLIAVMPFGVIYGVTALEAGLTKFQAQSMSYIIFGGSSQFVASKLFAESIPWSVITLTVVMVNLRHMLYSASVAPYLKELPFGWKALLSYLLTDEAYAVVISYYQKEREERYDHMYFLGAGLILWLTWQMSTAMGIFLGKMLPSDWPLDFFLPLTFIAILVPSLNNYPSIIAALTAGICSMLFFGFPYKLGLIAAALVGMTGGFVLDLRRSRS, from the coding sequence GTGAGGTTACGGACCTTTCTTAGAGGGGCTCGCGACGAGTTGCCTTTGCTGATTGCAGTGATGCCCTTTGGCGTAATATATGGTGTAACCGCTTTGGAGGCAGGCTTGACCAAGTTTCAGGCTCAGTCGATGTCCTACATCATCTTTGGTGGCTCTTCGCAGTTCGTGGCAAGCAAGCTATTTGCCGAATCAATTCCCTGGTCCGTAATAACACTAACCGTGGTCATGGTCAATCTGCGCCATATGCTTTACAGCGCTTCGGTCGCTCCCTATTTGAAAGAGCTTCCTTTCGGGTGGAAGGCACTGCTTTCGTATCTCTTAACCGATGAAGCTTACGCTGTCGTCATAAGTTATTATCAAAAGGAACGAGAAGAGCGCTACGATCACATGTATTTTTTGGGCGCAGGTCTTATCCTGTGGTTAACCTGGCAGATGAGCACGGCAATGGGAATTTTTCTGGGGAAGATGCTTCCATCCGATTGGCCGCTCGATTTCTTTTTGCCGTTGACATTCATAGCTATACTCGTTCCTTCTTTGAATAACTACCCTAGCATTATAGCTGCACTGACGGCGGGGATCTGTTCGATGCTTTTTTTCGGATTTCCCTATAAATTAGGCTTGATAGCTGCCGCTTTGGTTGGCATGACAGGCGGCTTCGTCTTGGACTTGAGGAGAAGCCGGTCATGA
- a CDS encoding AzlD domain-containing protein, protein MKIWLVLLLGGILTYLTRASFIFLFGVWDIPSWAKRLLKYVPPAILSALIVPELFMQSGKVFISLGNVRLLAGIVATLTAILTKNTLWTILSGIACMAIFNMLL, encoded by the coding sequence ATGAAGATATGGTTAGTCCTGCTTCTTGGGGGAATTTTGACTTATCTCACGCGAGCATCTTTCATATTTCTTTTTGGGGTCTGGGACATTCCCTCCTGGGCAAAGAGGCTTTTAAAATATGTGCCTCCAGCCATTCTGTCGGCTCTTATTGTTCCCGAATTATTCATGCAATCGGGAAAGGTTTTTATTTCTCTAGGAAACGTCAGGCTGTTGGCAGGCATTGTAGCCACTCTAACAGCGATACTTACTAAAAACACACTCTGGACCATATTGTCCGGCATAGCGTGTATGGCCATCTTCAATATGTTATTATAA
- a CDS encoding M48 family metallopeptidase, translating into MIKPSKVQIEKIIRTKRKTIALQVTDDAKLIVRAPHNLDDETIAEIVSKHRRWVEKKQKEASIRNQKLFPKEFVNGEGFLYLGRYYELNIVEDQSEPLKLEGAFHLSRHALPRAKETFIQWYKDKAFEKISERVHLYAEKRGYTYNKIGITDAQKRWGSCSFRGNLNFSWRLIMAPLSVLDYVVIHELVHLEERNHAKSFWDKVRMLMPDYEGHIEWLKKNGYLLNL; encoded by the coding sequence ATGATTAAGCCCTCGAAAGTGCAGATCGAGAAAATAATCCGAACGAAAAGAAAGACGATAGCCTTGCAGGTGACGGACGATGCCAAATTGATCGTCAGGGCGCCACATAACCTTGACGACGAGACGATCGCTGAGATCGTCTCGAAACACAGGCGTTGGGTCGAAAAAAAGCAAAAAGAGGCCTCTATTAGAAACCAAAAACTTTTCCCAAAAGAATTCGTCAACGGGGAAGGGTTTCTGTATTTAGGCAGATACTACGAATTAAATATAGTAGAAGACCAAAGTGAACCGTTGAAATTAGAAGGAGCATTTCATCTTTCAAGACATGCGCTTCCACGCGCAAAAGAAACATTTATCCAGTGGTATAAAGACAAAGCCTTTGAAAAAATTTCCGAAAGAGTTCACCTCTATGCCGAAAAACGGGGATATACATACAATAAAATCGGCATAACCGATGCTCAAAAAAGATGGGGTTCGTGCTCTTTTAGGGGAAATTTGAACTTTTCCTGGCGGTTGATAATGGCTCCCCTGTCGGTCCTAGATTACGTTGTCATTCACGAGCTTGTTCATCTGGAAGAAAGAAATCATGCAAAATCCTTTTGGGATAAAGTAAGAATGCTGATGCCCGATTACGAAGGGCATATAGAGTGGCTTAAAAAGAATGGGTATCTATTGAATTTATAA
- a CDS encoding radical SAM protein → MEVNILPEKYCNFDCVFCPIGRSQHKTDVQRSFPGTDNSIVELENNINALNPDLIFINSKGEALLNDRIDDIIDLIKANGKAVRLFTNGYLLGRSEYMKIANRCDEVVGELKVLSEEDFQRLQRPIKGYTLAEYISNMASFRRQYAGRFIFEITIIKGCSDGPGSIEKLKDIIREISPDKIIVAKINDKRFEKKFSITDERLEEISRALLDI, encoded by the coding sequence TTGGAAGTAAATATACTTCCGGAAAAATATTGCAATTTTGATTGTGTATTTTGTCCCATCGGGAGGTCCCAACACAAAACAGATGTCCAAAGATCATTTCCTGGGACGGATAATTCAATAGTTGAGCTGGAAAACAATATAAATGCTTTGAATCCAGATTTGATCTTCATTAACTCAAAGGGAGAAGCCCTATTAAACGATAGAATTGACGACATCATAGATCTCATCAAGGCTAATGGTAAGGCTGTAAGGCTGTTTACTAACGGCTATTTGCTTGGAAGAAGTGAATACATGAAAATTGCCAATCGTTGCGATGAGGTTGTAGGCGAGCTAAAGGTATTGTCGGAAGAGGACTTTCAACGTCTCCAACGACCTATAAAAGGGTATACTTTGGCTGAATATATCTCAAACATGGCCTCTTTTAGGAGGCAATATGCAGGGAGATTCATATTTGAAATCACCATCATCAAAGGTTGTAGCGATGGTCCGGGATCAATTGAGAAGTTGAAGGACATAATTCGGGAAATTTCTCCCGACAAGATTATCGTTGCAAAAATCAACGACAAAAGATTTGAGAAAAAATTTAGCATAACCGACGAGAGACTTGAGGAAATATCAAGGGCCTTGCTTGATATTTAG
- the rlmD gene encoding 23S rRNA (uracil(1939)-C(5))-methyltransferase RlmD yields MSSFDDKVALTIEGMDSKARGIARMDGYVVFVPGALVGETVMAKFVERRKHYGIAVIESILKSSDYRVPPKCKYYEACGGCDLQHASYDHQLHIKNELVVEAIGRIGKWPDFDVEPTLPSPQVWRYRNKAIFQARYQGGRKKLGYFAKGTHEVVEIDDCPILDPLLNDIYRLAKCAIEDSDITFYDEHRGKGLVRNVVVRSSLSNQKALMALVLSRKPYPTELNGLKRISAQLVDDKPFNLQGILLNINASGGNFVWGPSTLLLAGDDSLEERLGAFELCYGITDFFQVNVPQACNICKIVSEHAAGSGRILELYSGVGTITCFLASMCRHVVAVEEWRPACKSLSHNMAKNGLSNVTILCGKAEEVVTQKVKDGFDTVVLDPPRTGCHGDVLDFIGKIEPNKIIYVSCNPVTLARDGKILIELGYKPVGISPLDMFPQTSHVECVALMARA; encoded by the coding sequence ATGAGCTCCTTCGATGACAAGGTCGCTTTAACCATAGAAGGGATGGACAGCAAGGCCCGGGGCATAGCGAGGATGGATGGCTATGTGGTCTTCGTCCCCGGGGCCCTCGTCGGCGAGACCGTCATGGCAAAGTTTGTGGAACGACGAAAGCATTATGGCATAGCTGTGATTGAATCCATCCTCAAGTCCAGTGATTATCGCGTACCTCCTAAATGCAAATATTATGAGGCGTGCGGCGGTTGCGACCTGCAGCACGCCTCATACGATCATCAACTTCATATTAAAAATGAGCTGGTTGTGGAGGCCATTGGCAGGATAGGCAAATGGCCTGATTTTGACGTCGAGCCTACCCTTCCTAGTCCACAGGTTTGGAGATACAGGAACAAGGCAATCTTTCAAGCCCGATATCAAGGTGGAAGGAAGAAGCTGGGTTATTTCGCCAAAGGTACGCACGAAGTCGTGGAGATAGATGATTGCCCCATTTTGGACCCACTGTTGAATGACATTTATCGCTTGGCGAAATGCGCCATTGAAGATAGCGACATTACGTTCTACGATGAACATCGCGGTAAAGGTCTTGTTCGCAATGTCGTCGTCAGGTCGTCACTCTCAAACCAAAAAGCTTTAATGGCTTTGGTCTTGAGCCGCAAGCCCTATCCCACGGAGTTAAACGGGCTGAAGCGCATCTCTGCTCAACTGGTTGACGATAAGCCGTTCAACTTGCAGGGCATCTTGCTGAACATAAATGCATCTGGGGGCAATTTCGTATGGGGACCCTCTACGCTCCTTTTGGCAGGAGACGATAGCCTGGAGGAACGTCTTGGTGCTTTTGAGTTATGCTACGGGATCACCGATTTCTTTCAGGTAAATGTTCCACAGGCCTGTAACATATGCAAAATTGTATCCGAACACGCTGCTGGCAGTGGTCGTATATTGGAGCTTTATTCCGGCGTGGGCACCATAACGTGCTTTTTGGCCTCAATGTGCCGGCATGTTGTAGCAGTTGAGGAATGGCGGCCAGCTTGCAAGTCGTTGTCGCACAATATGGCAAAAAACGGCCTGTCTAACGTGACCATCTTATGCGGCAAAGCCGAGGAGGTGGTTACACAAAAGGTTAAAGACGGCTTTGATACGGTAGTTTTGGACCCTCCCAGGACTGGTTGTCATGGGGACGTTTTGGATTTTATAGGTAAGATCGAGCCGAACAAGATAATATACGTGTCCTGCAATCCGGTTACTCTGGCAAGGGACGGCAAAATCCTCATCGAACTGGGGTACAAGCCGGTAGGTATATCGCCCCTGGATATGTTTCCTCAGACTAGCCACGTGGAGTGCGTGGCATTGATGGCGAGGGCTTAG
- a CDS encoding 2-oxoacid:acceptor oxidoreductase family protein — MNDQRYEIRIAGSGGQGVILAAVIVGEALALYEEGLNVVQTQAYGPEARGGASKAEVVVSRGKIDYPKVTNPNLQVILTQKACDEYVHDALPNSIVIVDDFFVTEPPKINANVYSLPIVRTAREEMGREIVTNMVALGTIARVLEKWQLAKPESVRRAILDRVPKGTEELNTKAFELGYALMKEKL, encoded by the coding sequence ATGAACGATCAACGTTATGAAATTCGTATAGCAGGTTCGGGCGGTCAGGGAGTTATTCTGGCGGCCGTCATAGTTGGAGAAGCTTTAGCCCTTTATGAAGAGGGTTTAAATGTGGTGCAGACGCAGGCATATGGCCCCGAAGCAAGAGGTGGGGCTTCTAAGGCTGAAGTTGTGGTATCGCGCGGCAAGATTGACTATCCCAAAGTCACAAATCCAAACCTGCAGGTCATATTGACTCAGAAAGCCTGCGACGAATACGTCCATGATGCTTTGCCTAACAGCATAGTCATAGTGGACGATTTCTTCGTGACCGAACCACCTAAGATAAATGCCAACGTATATTCCCTTCCTATCGTCAGGACGGCCAGAGAGGAAATGGGAAGGGAAATTGTCACGAACATGGTCGCACTTGGGACCATAGCCAGAGTGCTGGAAAAGTGGCAGCTGGCCAAACCTGAGTCCGTTCGAAGGGCCATTTTGGATCGTGTGCCCAAGGGCACTGAAGAGCTTAATACTAAGGCCTTCGAGCTTGGATACGCCCTGATGAAGGAGAAGCTGTAA
- a CDS encoding 2-oxoacid:ferredoxin oxidoreductase subunit beta, producing MPSQEVLDWLRARFFPHIWCPGCGHGIIMHAILRALVDLGKKKEETVIASGIGCSSRMPGYIDACTLHTTHGRSLPFATGVKLANPKLTVIDVMGDGDCTAIGGNHFIHACRRNIDITAVVMNNNIYGMTGGQASPTTPVGAYATTAPYGVIDVPFDICKLAAGAGASYVARATVAHPLLIEKYVKTAISKKGFAVVEVVTHCHTQFGRKNKRPRPIDNINFFKENSVMYNKATTMSKEELEGKIVIGEFVNADLPEYVEQYMKLIESLGGNR from the coding sequence ATGCCTAGCCAAGAAGTATTAGATTGGTTGCGTGCTCGCTTTTTCCCACATATCTGGTGTCCCGGTTGTGGTCATGGCATTATAATGCACGCAATATTGAGGGCGCTCGTCGATCTGGGCAAGAAGAAAGAGGAGACGGTCATCGCATCGGGCATCGGTTGTTCAAGCAGAATGCCGGGGTATATAGATGCCTGCACGTTGCATACTACTCATGGAAGATCTTTGCCCTTCGCGACGGGCGTAAAATTGGCCAACCCCAAGCTGACGGTCATCGACGTGATGGGAGACGGCGACTGCACGGCCATAGGGGGCAATCACTTCATCCACGCCTGTAGGCGAAATATAGATATCACCGCAGTCGTAATGAACAACAATATATATGGGATGACCGGAGGGCAGGCCTCGCCGACCACACCGGTTGGCGCTTATGCCACGACGGCTCCTTACGGGGTTATTGACGTTCCCTTTGACATTTGTAAACTTGCTGCCGGAGCTGGTGCTTCTTATGTGGCCAGGGCGACTGTAGCTCATCCTTTGCTCATTGAAAAATACGTCAAGACTGCCATCTCGAAAAAGGGGTTTGCCGTAGTTGAGGTTGTGACCCATTGTCATACCCAGTTTGGCCGTAAGAACAAGAGGCCAAGGCCCATAGACAATATCAACTTTTTCAAAGAAAATAGCGTGATGTACAACAAGGCTACCACCATGTCAAAGGAAGAGCTCGAAGGCAAGATAGTGATCGGAGAGTTCGTAAACGCGGATCTGCCTGAGTACGTAGAACAATATATGAAATTGATCGAAAGCTTAGGGGGTAATCGTTGA
- a CDS encoding 2-oxoacid:acceptor oxidoreductase subunit alpha translates to MPKVQFWQGNTAVAMGALAAGCRFFGGYPITPSSEIAETMALELPKVGGRFIQMEDEIASIAAVIGASLAGYKAMTATSGPGFSLKQENLGLAYMAEVPIVVVNVMRGGPSTGLPTKVSQQDVMQARWGTHGDHEAITLAPASVQECYELAIEAFNLAERFRQPVIFLGDEVVGHMREKIIVPDDGTFTVLNRKRPKTRPEEYVPYKPDPEDDIPPMAAFGDGYRWHVTGLTHDEWGFPTNDPEVIERKILRLVRKVRRFRDEIVRYETYEVSDADMIVVAYGSVSRTALSAVREARSKGLKVGFFRPVTLWPFPDKELQALVNNVKAVLVPELNCGQMVLEVERVVSGRAKVFAKGLVNGELFRPSEIFEFIKEVA, encoded by the coding sequence ATGCCTAAAGTCCAATTTTGGCAAGGCAACACGGCAGTGGCAATGGGAGCGCTAGCCGCCGGATGCCGGTTTTTCGGCGGATACCCAATAACCCCGTCGTCTGAGATAGCCGAGACCATGGCGCTTGAGTTGCCGAAGGTCGGTGGAAGGTTCATCCAAATGGAGGATGAAATAGCCAGTATAGCGGCAGTGATTGGAGCTTCATTGGCTGGTTACAAGGCGATGACCGCGACATCCGGACCAGGATTTTCTTTGAAGCAGGAAAACCTGGGATTAGCTTATATGGCCGAGGTGCCTATTGTGGTCGTAAACGTGATGAGAGGGGGACCTTCCACAGGTTTACCCACAAAGGTATCGCAACAGGACGTGATGCAAGCCAGATGGGGGACTCATGGCGATCATGAGGCCATTACATTGGCCCCAGCATCCGTTCAGGAGTGCTATGAACTCGCGATAGAGGCCTTCAATTTGGCGGAAAGGTTCAGGCAACCGGTAATCTTCTTGGGCGATGAAGTTGTAGGCCATATGAGAGAGAAGATAATCGTTCCGGATGATGGTACTTTTACAGTCCTGAATCGTAAGAGGCCTAAGACGAGACCCGAGGAATACGTCCCCTACAAGCCCGATCCCGAAGATGATATTCCTCCTATGGCTGCCTTCGGCGATGGGTACAGGTGGCATGTTACGGGCCTGACTCACGACGAATGGGGCTTTCCCACGAATGATCCAGAGGTCATAGAAAGGAAGATCTTGAGGCTGGTTAGGAAAGTAAGGCGCTTTAGGGACGAAATAGTGAGATATGAAACATATGAGGTCAGCGATGCCGACATGATTGTGGTCGCCTATGGTTCAGTGTCACGTACTGCCCTTAGCGCAGTCCGAGAGGCAAGGAGCAAGGGCTTAAAGGTAGGGTTCTTTAGGCCTGTGACACTGTGGCCTTTCCCGGACAAGGAACTGCAAGCTTTAGTAAATAACGTAAAAGCTGTGTTGGTGCCGGAGCTCAACTGTGGCCAGATGGTATTAGAAGTCGAAAGAGTGGTAAGCGGAAGGGCAAAAGTTTTTGCGAAGGGCTTGGTCAACGGCGAGCTCTTCAGGCCATCGGAAATCTTTGAATTTATCAAGGAGGTTGCCTAA
- a CDS encoding 4Fe-4S dicluster domain-containing protein, whose protein sequence is MAKFTVSINEAWCKGCGLCIAICPKKVLEFNERVKSEPVRMDDCIGCHQCENICPDLAVTVKEAKLDA, encoded by the coding sequence TTGGCAAAGTTCACGGTTAGCATTAATGAGGCGTGGTGTAAGGGGTGCGGGCTTTGCATTGCCATATGTCCCAAAAAGGTTCTTGAATTTAACGAGAGGGTCAAATCGGAGCCCGTAAGGATGGACGATTGCATAGGATGTCATCAATGTGAAAATATCTGTCCCGATCTTGCTGTAACGGTTAAGGAGGCGAAGCTTGATGCCTAA
- the tsaB gene encoding tRNA (adenosine(37)-N6)-threonylcarbamoyltransferase complex dimerization subunit type 1 TsaB has product MGCLESTDCLILGIDCSTRYTAVGCAKGDLMVGEMSFDIGRYQSALLPNLVENLLSFGGFTLTDVDAVAVTIGPGYFTGVRVGLSYALALAFALEVPIVPIISLNALAYELVYARNAVVIPVIWARGHEYYASILESNGEGFIELKSPGVYDEKTILSFANNYVKESRQVFVAGDDINRFQMKPEGVHLFSRGVRGGNVAKLGFRLRKEAKSPLEIRALYIREPYK; this is encoded by the coding sequence ATGGGGTGTTTAGAATCTACGGATTGTCTTATATTGGGTATTGATTGTTCAACAAGGTATACGGCTGTTGGTTGTGCCAAGGGCGACCTTATGGTCGGGGAGATGTCCTTCGACATAGGGAGATATCAGTCTGCACTTCTTCCCAATCTGGTAGAAAATTTACTCAGTTTTGGAGGATTTACCCTGACGGATGTGGATGCCGTGGCTGTCACAATTGGGCCAGGTTATTTTACCGGCGTGCGAGTTGGATTGTCTTACGCCTTGGCCCTTGCCTTTGCACTGGAAGTGCCGATCGTTCCTATTATTTCACTGAATGCTTTGGCTTACGAGCTCGTTTACGCGAGAAATGCGGTCGTCATACCGGTGATTTGGGCCAGAGGGCACGAGTATTACGCGTCCATTTTAGAAAGCAATGGAGAAGGTTTTATCGAACTGAAAAGCCCAGGGGTTTACGACGAAAAGACCATTTTATCCTTCGCAAATAACTACGTTAAGGAGTCGCGTCAAGTATTTGTCGCGGGAGATGATATCAATAGATTTCAAATGAAACCCGAAGGGGTGCATTTGTTTTCAAGGGGTGTCCGGGGAGGTAATGTGGCCAAGCTTGGCTTCAGGCTTCGGAAAGAAGCTAAAAGCCCTTTGGAGATACGTGCGTTATACATAAGGGAACCATATAAATAG
- the tsaE gene encoding tRNA (adenosine(37)-N6)-threonylcarbamoyltransferase complex ATPase subunit type 1 TsaE encodes MVKAHMDFPYSYFISSPKMMINFGRAIGAVIFPGLVIYLDGELGTGKTMLVRGIALALGWPDVRSPSFTLINEYPTDPPIAHVDLYRLKESEIESIGIEEYVDNGFLVAIEWGKPGYFPFVNEWWHVVISYEDDMVKRECRKVLIRASGETAIEALKRFNKRVSSWGV; translated from the coding sequence GTGGTGAAGGCACATATGGATTTTCCTTACTCCTATTTTATATCGTCTCCCAAGATGATGATCAACTTCGGCAGGGCTATTGGTGCGGTCATATTTCCTGGTTTGGTCATTTACCTGGATGGTGAGTTAGGTACTGGAAAGACAATGCTGGTTCGAGGAATTGCCCTTGCTTTAGGTTGGCCTGATGTACGAAGCCCATCTTTTACCTTGATCAACGAATATCCCACCGATCCGCCTATTGCACATGTTGATCTTTACCGTCTCAAAGAATCAGAAATCGAGAGCATTGGCATCGAGGAATATGTCGATAACGGTTTCTTGGTAGCCATAGAGTGGGGGAAACCAGGGTATTTCCCTTTCGTAAACGAGTGGTGGCATGTCGTCATTTCCTATGAAGATGACATGGTCAAAAGAGAGTGTCGAAAGGTGTTAATTAGAGCTTCAGGGGAAACTGCTATCGAAGCGTTAAAACGTTTCAATAAGAGGGTATCGTCATGGGGTGTTTAG
- a CDS encoding bifunctional ADP-dependent NAD(P)H-hydrate dehydratase/NAD(P)H-hydrate epimerase, whose amino-acid sequence MIPLCSAETAKLVDRMIMEELSLPGSVLMENAGRAVASFVSQSLRRRGKGKVLIFAGPGNNGGDGFVAARHLLNEGFDVKAISSLPMLESYKGDALINANAFMKLGGGISFSEDLSDSQLEGEIDGADICIDALLGVGFRGAPEGEVARLIRALRRASFIVSVDVPSGVDASSGRIPGLAVKADVTLTMHVHKTGLYVAPGAFCSGRVILVDIGVPTMLGALTFENRCFLWDENASCNALPERPLGLHKGDRGCVAVLGGSDIYRGAPTLSALGALRAGAGIVYVILPEEVYLQYGQFLPEAIYLPVRSDKRTLSVKALETLNALESNIDVLVVGPGMGRGEDTMALVSLLWERWHKKMVCDADALYALSVSSSTLKRKDDVILTPHEGEAARLLACKPSWIGENRLESAERLSQRFGPCVLKGYHSVITNGFEHRVVDSGSPALSTPGSGDVLSGVIGAFWASNLKLMDAASLAVWLHGRAGELLELKKGLDGNLSREIADEIRSLMGDMRYGKKTNRLGRGAEEDRKDKNSRI is encoded by the coding sequence CGAGGCAAAGGCAAGGTTTTGATCTTTGCGGGCCCGGGGAATAACGGCGGAGATGGGTTCGTTGCAGCCAGGCATTTACTTAACGAGGGGTTTGATGTCAAGGCAATATCCTCTCTTCCCATGCTTGAATCTTACAAGGGTGATGCACTTATCAACGCAAACGCCTTCATGAAACTTGGAGGAGGCATATCCTTCTCGGAGGACTTATCGGATTCGCAGCTTGAAGGCGAAATAGATGGGGCAGATATATGCATAGATGCTCTCCTGGGAGTAGGCTTCAGGGGGGCCCCGGAAGGGGAAGTGGCCAGGTTGATAAGGGCGTTGCGTCGAGCCTCTTTCATCGTCTCAGTGGATGTGCCGAGCGGTGTGGATGCCTCATCGGGACGCATTCCCGGCTTGGCGGTCAAGGCTGACGTGACACTTACGATGCACGTTCACAAAACTGGCCTTTATGTGGCACCGGGCGCCTTTTGCTCCGGAAGGGTCATCCTCGTCGACATTGGCGTACCCACTATGCTTGGGGCTTTGACGTTTGAAAACAGGTGTTTTTTATGGGATGAAAATGCCTCTTGCAACGCCTTACCGGAAAGACCCTTAGGATTACATAAGGGCGATAGAGGTTGTGTGGCCGTTTTGGGCGGGTCCGACATTTACAGGGGTGCTCCTACTCTTTCCGCCCTTGGTGCATTAAGGGCGGGAGCCGGCATCGTCTATGTGATCCTTCCTGAGGAGGTATATCTGCAGTATGGCCAGTTTCTGCCTGAAGCCATATATCTTCCTGTCAGGTCGGATAAAAGGACCTTGTCTGTAAAGGCGCTTGAGACCTTGAATGCCCTGGAAAGCAACATAGATGTGCTTGTCGTAGGTCCCGGCATGGGCAGAGGAGAGGATACGATGGCATTGGTGTCCCTGTTATGGGAAAGATGGCATAAAAAAATGGTCTGCGATGCTGACGCGCTTTATGCACTTTCTGTATCATCCTCGACGTTAAAAAGAAAAGACGACGTAATTTTAACTCCCCATGAAGGAGAGGCAGCGAGGTTGCTGGCCTGCAAACCTTCATGGATTGGGGAAAATCGCTTGGAATCGGCAGAAAGGCTCTCTCAAAGGTTTGGCCCGTGCGTGTTAAAAGGTTATCACAGCGTAATTACCAATGGATTCGAGCATAGAGTGGTAGATTCGGGCAGTCCTGCACTTTCCACGCCGGGATCCGGCGATGTGCTAAGCGGCGTGATCGGTGCTTTTTGGGCGTCTAATTTGAAACTCATGGATGCAGCGAGCTTAGCCGTGTGGCTTCACGGAAGGGCAGGAGAGCTGTTGGAGTTAAAGAAGGGGCTCGATGGAAATCTTTCCAGGGAGATCGCCGACGAAATAAGGTCCCTAATGGGAGATATGAGATATGGCAAGAAGACGAATAGATTGGGAAGAGGAGCTGAAGAAGACCGAAAGGACAAGAATTCGCGGATTTAA